The genomic segment GCCGGGCGGTGCGGTGGTCCGTGGCGTCGTCCGGTTCCGTCTCGCTGCGCCCCGCACGGCAGGTCTCGGTAACCGCCGTGGCGGCGAGGACGGCGATCAGCCCGCCGAGGGCCCAGCCGGTGGCGCCGAGCGCGCCGTGGTCGCGGCGGAGCGCCGGCACCAGCAGCGCCGTCGCGACGGTGAGGGCGCCCGCGGCGGTGTGCGCGGAGCGCAGCCGGGCGACCAGCCGGCGGCCGTACCAGAAGCCGGGCAGCGCCAGCGCGGGGCCGCCCGCGCCGGGACGGTTGTCGGTGGCCGGCCGCTGGGACTCGTACGCGTACCAGGTCCGGTGCGAGAGCCACCACAACAGCGCGGTGAGCGCGCCGGGCACCAGGGCCGCGAGCGCCAGCCGGCGACCGGGCTCGGACCACCAGCCGCCGCGGTGCGCGGCGGCGAAGCCGAGCCAGTACGTGCCGCGGACACAAGAAGGGCTGCCCGCGCACTGCCAGCCGACCAGGTCCATGGAGACCTCGCAGACGGCGGCGACCAGCAGCAGCGTCAAGGTGAGCGCGATGAGCCGCACCAGCACGTCATAGACCCGGTTCAGGCCGCCCCTGGCGGTCGGCGGGCGCATCCAGTGGGCGAGGTTGGCGACCATGAACGGCATCAGGAGCAGCCACATGGCCCGGCTGCCGTTGCCCGAGGTCAGATTGCACCAGGTGTAGGCCTCGGGCACCGGCGCGTCCCGGTCGGCGCCGGGGTGGAGTTCGGCGTCGGCGTCCACGGTCCGCCGGTAGAGCCCGGCCGTGTCGTCGCCCGCCACCCGCACGGTGCGCGGATCGCCGAGCATCCCCTGGGGTGTGGCGCCGCCGACGCCGTGGACGAGCAGTTCGAGTGCCGGTTCCCACGCGTCCGCGGTACCGGGTGCGGGATGCCGGTTCACGTGTCCCCCGTCCTGTCGTACCGTCCCAGGATCGGCGCCCCGGCGGGCGGACGCAGCCCTCCGTACGGAATGTGACCCGAAATCGTGACAAGGACGCGCCGCGGAGTCCCGATCACCCCCCGCACGCCCTGATGGCTCCCGCATGGAAGGATGACCGTGGTTCGATGGCGGTCGACGGGACGCATGAGACGAGAGACAGGGCCACGGGTGAGCGACAACCAGAATCTCCTCGCCGAGCAGCGGCGTGCCCTGATCCTCGACGAGGTCAGGCGGCGCGGCGGGGTACGGGTCAACGAACTCACCCGCAAGCTCAACGTCTCGGACATGACCGTCCGCCGCGATCTCGACGCGCTGGCACGGCAGGGTGTCGTGGAGAAGGTGCACGGCGGCGCGGTGCCGGTGGTCGAGGCGAGCAGCCACGAGCCGGGCTTCGAGGCGAAGTCGGGCCTGGAGCTCGGCGCGAAGGAGGCCATCGCGCGGGCCGCCGCCAAGCTGGTGACGCCGGGCAGCGCGATCGCCCTGTCGGGCGGCACGACGACGTACTCCCTGGCCCACCGCCTGCTGGACGTACCCGACCTGACCGTGGTGACCAACTCGGTGCGGGTCGCCGACGTCTTCCACACCGCACAGCGCCGGCCGGGAGCGCAGAGCCGGGACGGCGCCGCGACGGTGGTGCTCACCGGCGGAGTACGGACCCCGTCGGACTCCCTGGTGGGCCCGGTCGCGGACCGGGCGATCGGCTCGCTCCACTTCGACATGCTGTTCCTGGGCGTGCACGGGATCTCGGTCGAGGCCGGCCTCTCCACGCCGAACCTGGCGGAGGCCGAGACCAACCGGCAGTTCGTGCGCTCGGCACGCCGGGTCGTGGTGATCGCCGACCACACCAAGTGGGGGACGGTGGGCCTCAGTTCCTTCGCCTCACTCGAGGACGTCGACACCCTCGTCACGGACGCCGGCATCCCCGAGGTGCTGCGCGCGGAGATCGCCGAGTACCTGTCGGACCTGGTCGTAGCGGGCGAGACGGACACCGACGCAGACAGCTGACGGCTCGTCACGTAAGGTGCGCCCATGGCCCGCCGATCGCGCTCCCCGCGCCCCCTGCGCCGCGTCGAACTGGACTTCCTCGACACCGCGCCCGTCCGTCTGGTCTTCACCCTCGCGATCACGTCGTCGCCGGAGGCGGTCTACCGCGCCCTGGCCATCGACACCGAGAGCACCCCGGAGTGGTTCGCCGCGGTGAAATCCGCGCGCCGCACGGAGGTGGGCCGCGACGTCGGCCTGGCCGGGGGCGTCCGCTTCGAGGAGACGGTACTGGTCGACGAGGCGCCGAAGCGCTACGTCTACCGGGCGGACACGTGCAACGCGCCAGGGCTGCGGGCCCTGTTGGAGGAGTGGCGGGTGGAGCCGGTCGGCCCCGGCAGCCTGGTGCAGTGGACCTTCGCGATGGACGGCCCGGCGCCGTTGCGCGTCTTGATGCGGGTGCTGCGGCCGGGGCTGGGCCGGGCGTTCCGCGGCGCGGTGCTGGCGCTTGACCGGCGGCTTGCGGGGGTGGGGTAGTCGGGGGCCGGGACTTCCGGGGCGGGGCTTCGAAATCGACTATTTACGGGCGTGGCCGCCCACAAATAGCTCGGCAGCATTTCGAAACCCCACCCCTCCAGCCCCGTCCCCCTCACGTCACAGCCCGGCTGCTGGTGCGGACCGGCACAGATCCGGGCCGCACCTCGCCAGCCCCATCGCCCTCACATCACTGCCGCCCTACCGGACTCAGCGGACGTTGGATGCGCGCAACCGGCGGCTGACCTCGCCCAGCCCCTCCGCGATGGCGGTGAGCTGCTCGCGGGTGAGGACGTCTATCAGCAGCTCGCGGACCAGGGCGACGTGTCCCGGGGCGGTCTCGCGGACCTTGGCCCAGCCCTCATCCGTGAGGCAGGCGACGACGCCGCGTACATCGCCGGGAAAGGACCGCCGGCGGACCATGCCGCTCTTCTCCAGCTGGGTGACCTGGTAGGTCAGCCCGCTCTTGGAGGTGAGCAGGGCATCGGCGAGCTCGGTCATGCGCAGTTCGCCGCAGGGGGCCGCGGAGAGCCGGGTGAGGATCTCGTACTGCGGATGCGAGAGATCGGCGTCGTCCTTCAGCTGCTGTTCCACCCGGCGGCCCAGCAGGCTGCTCGCCGCCAGGAAGCCCGTCCAGGCCGCCATCTCCTGCTCGTCGAGCCACCTCGTGTTGTCCATGGGGCCATCGTAGCGCTGTTGTTCAAATTCGAATTAGCCGATACGGTCGGACCAGTGGTTCGAATTTGAACCACGCCACGTCCCCCACTCCAGGAGAACCGCCCTATGCCCTCCCCCACCGCCCAGCTCTCCCCGCCGGACCTCCGTACGCCCGCCCCGGCGACCGCGGCGGCCTCCCCGCACGCCTATGACGCCGGGCTGCTCCTGCTCCGGCTCGCGGTGGGCCTCACCATGGCCGCGCACGGCGCCCAGAAGCTGTTCGGCTGGTTCGGCGGGGGCGGTCTCGACGGGACCGGCCAGTTCTTCACCATGAGCGGCTACCCGTCCGGCAAGGCGATGGCCGTCGTGGCGGGCCTCAGCGAGACCTTCGGCGGGCTCGGCCTGGCCGTCGGCCTGCTCACCCCGCTGGCAGGCGCCGCGGTGGTCGGCACCATGGTCAACGCGCTGGCCGTGAAGTGGGGCGGCGGCTTCTTCGCGCCCGAGGGCGTCGAGTACGAACTGCTGCTGACCGCATCCGCCGCCGCCCTCGCCCTGACCGGCCCCGGCCGCCTGGCCGCCGACCGCTACCTCCCCGTCCTCCGCTCCCACCGACTGGCATACGGCGCCTCCGCAGTGGTGTTGGGCGTCGCAGTGGCGGGCGTCATCCTCCTGCTGAGGAAGTAACCGGCAGAACGCCCCACCAGGCTGTGACGTGAGGGGGACGGGGCTGGTTGGGGGCACCCCCGGCCGGAGGTTGGGGGAGGGGTACTTCGAAATGCTGCCGAGCTATTTGTGGGCGGCCACGCCCGTAAATAGTCGATTTCGAAGCCCCACCCCGGAGGACCCGGCCCCCGACCGCACCACCAACCGTCAGACGTCGCCCCGAGCCAACCGCAAGGTACGAATCTCGAACGGCCGCAACGACAACTCAACGGCGCCGGACCCACCGCCCACGACCGCACCCGTAGGACGCTCCAGCAGATCGCACACAGTGGCGGACCCGACCTCGAACCCCGCCGTCAGTCGCGCCCTCGCCCGGCCGCCGGCCGACTCGTACAGCCGCACCACGACATCACCGCTCCCGTCGTCCGCCAGCTTCACGGCCGTCACGACCACCGCGTCATGGTCCACCGAGACCAGCGGCACCACCGCCGCGCTGCCCGGCACCCGGCGCTCGGGCAGGTTGATCCGGTATCCCTCGCGCACCGCGTCCCCGATGGCGGCGCCGGGGACCAGCGCGTAGCGGAACCGGTGCGTGCCCTGGTCGGTGTGCGGGTCGGGGAAGCGCGGTGCGCGCAGCAGCGAGAGCCGGACCGTGGTGGTCGTCCCGCTGCTGAGTGCGGACTCGGTGCCGCCGGTGAGTGAGGTTTCGGCGTCGGGCCGTACGGTGCGGGTCACGTCGTAGCCGTACGTCGAGTCGTTGACGACGGCGACACCCCAGCCCGGCTCCTCCAGATGCACGAACCGGTGGGCGCACGCCTCGAACTTCGCGGCGTCCCAACTGGTGTTGGTGTGCGTGGCCCGGTAGAGGTGGCCGAACTGGGTCTCGGCCGCCGTGCGGTCGGCGTGCAGGTCGAGCGGGAAGGCGGCCTTGAGGAACTTCTCGGTCTCGTGCCAGTCCACCTCGGTGGCGATGTCGAGGCGCCGTTCCCCCGCGGTCAGCGTGAGTACCTGCTCCACGCGGGAGGAACCGAAGTTCCGGGTCACCCGGACCGCCGCCACGCCGCCGCCGACGGCGTCCAGTTCCAGGGTGTCGACGTCGGTGAGGTCGGTGACCGTGTTGCGGTAGAACGTGTCGACGTCCCAGGCGTCCCAGCGGTTGGGGAAGTCGGGGTGCAGCTGCAGGAGGTTGGCGGCGGCGCCCGGGGCGATCGTCTCGCGGCCGGCTTCGATGTCGTAGACCGAGACGACGAGCCCGCGCGCGTCGACCGCCACCCTCAGCACCCCGTTGGCCAGGACGAATCCGCCGCCCTCACGCGGTACGGCGGTGACCGCCGCGCCGCGATACGGTGCCGCGACGACGGCGCCGCCCGCGGCGACGCCGGAGCGGGCGTGCGGCGCCGCGTTGAACACCACGGAGGTTCCGTCGGCCGGGCTGCCCGCGAGGGCAACCTGCGCGTCGGCGATGATCCGGTCCAGTTCGGCGCCGACTGCCGCGTACTTCGCCTCCGCCTCGCGGTGCACCCAGGCGATGGACGAGCCGGGGAGGATGTCGTGGAACTGCAGCAGCAGGACCGTCTTCCAGATCCGGTCGAGGTCTTCGTACGGGTAGGGGAAGCCGGCGCGTACGGCCGCGGTGGCGGCCCACAGTTCGGCCTCGCGCAGCAGGTGTTCGCTGCGGCGGTTGCCCTGCTTGGTGCGGGCCTGGCTGGTGAGTGTGGCCCGGTGCAGTTCCAGGTACAGCTCCCCCACCCAGACCGGGGCGTCCGGGTATTCGGCGTGGGCCTTCTCGAAGAAGGCGGACGGCTTCTCGAAGACGACCTTCGCCGAGCCTTCCAGGTCGGCCAGCCGCTTGCCGTGCGCGAGCATCTCGCGGGTGGTGCCGCCTCCGCCGTCGCCCCAGCCGGTCGGGGCGAGCGAGCGGGTCGCAGAGCCCTTCTCCTGGAAGTTGCGGACGGCGTGGGCGACCTCCTTGCCCGACAGCTGGGCGTTGTAGGTGTCGATCGGGGGGAAGTGGGTGAAGACCCGGGTACCGTCCAGGCCCTCCCACCAGAAGGTGTGGTGCGGGAACTTATTGGTCTCGCTCCAGGAGATCTTCTGGGTCAGGAACCACTTGGCGCCGGCCTGCTTGACGATCTGCGGGAGCGCGGCCGAGTAACCGAACGTGTCCGGCAGCCACACCTCTTCGGTGTCGATGCCGAACTCCTCCAGGAAGAACCGCTTGCCGTGCACGAACTGCCGGGCCAGCGCCTCGGATCCCGGCATGTTGGTGTCGGACTCCACCCACATCCCGCCGACCGGCACGAACCGCCCTTCCGCGACGGCCTTCTTGACCCGTGCGTAGACCTCGGGCCGGTGCTCCTTGATCCAGGCGTACTGCTGCGCCTGCGACATGGCGTAGACGAACTCCGGGTTCTCCTCCAGCAGTGCCGTCATGTTGGAGGTGGTGCGCGCGACCTTGCGGACGGTCTCGCGCAGCGGCCACAGCCAGGCCGAGTCGATGTGGGCGTGGCCCACCGCGCT from the Streptomyces sp. RKAG293 genome contains:
- a CDS encoding DeoR/GlpR family DNA-binding transcription regulator, with the translated sequence MSDNQNLLAEQRRALILDEVRRRGGVRVNELTRKLNVSDMTVRRDLDALARQGVVEKVHGGAVPVVEASSHEPGFEAKSGLELGAKEAIARAAAKLVTPGSAIALSGGTTTYSLAHRLLDVPDLTVVTNSVRVADVFHTAQRRPGAQSRDGAATVVLTGGVRTPSDSLVGPVADRAIGSLHFDMLFLGVHGISVEAGLSTPNLAEAETNRQFVRSARRVVVIADHTKWGTVGLSSFASLEDVDTLVTDAGIPEVLRAEIAEYLSDLVVAGETDTDADS
- a CDS encoding SRPBCC family protein, with the protein product MARRSRSPRPLRRVELDFLDTAPVRLVFTLAITSSPEAVYRALAIDTESTPEWFAAVKSARRTEVGRDVGLAGGVRFEETVLVDEAPKRYVYRADTCNAPGLRALLEEWRVEPVGPGSLVQWTFAMDGPAPLRVLMRVLRPGLGRAFRGAVLALDRRLAGVG
- a CDS encoding MarR family transcriptional regulator — encoded protein: MDNTRWLDEQEMAAWTGFLAASSLLGRRVEQQLKDDADLSHPQYEILTRLSAAPCGELRMTELADALLTSKSGLTYQVTQLEKSGMVRRRSFPGDVRGVVACLTDEGWAKVRETAPGHVALVRELLIDVLTREQLTAIAEGLGEVSRRLRASNVR
- a CDS encoding DoxX family protein yields the protein MPSPTAQLSPPDLRTPAPATAAASPHAYDAGLLLLRLAVGLTMAAHGAQKLFGWFGGGGLDGTGQFFTMSGYPSGKAMAVVAGLSETFGGLGLAVGLLTPLAGAAVVGTMVNALAVKWGGGFFAPEGVEYELLLTASAAALALTGPGRLAADRYLPVLRSHRLAYGASAVVLGVAVAGVILLLRK
- a CDS encoding glycoside hydrolase family 38 C-terminal domain-containing protein, producing MHSNRTVTEDRLKRVLDERIRPAVYPQSVPLDIGIWNAPGEPVPVAEGLAAPRTPIETGAPWGPPWGTSWITVTGVVPDEWAGRTVEALLDLGFDENMPGFQCEGLVYRADGSPVKGLNPRNQWIRIGAPVAGGERVELHIEASSNPVLLDYHPFLPTDLGDKETAGSEPQYKLARMDLAVFDETVWELVQDLEVLGGLMAELSTESPRRWEILRAVERSLDAVDLQDVGGSAAAAREQLTEVLAAPAHRSAHRISAVGHAHIDSAWLWPLRETVRKVARTTSNMTALLEENPEFVYAMSQAQQYAWIKEHRPEVYARVKKAVAEGRFVPVGGMWVESDTNMPGSEALARQFVHGKRFFLEEFGIDTEEVWLPDTFGYSAALPQIVKQAGAKWFLTQKISWSETNKFPHHTFWWEGLDGTRVFTHFPPIDTYNAQLSGKEVAHAVRNFQEKGSATRSLAPTGWGDGGGGTTREMLAHGKRLADLEGSAKVVFEKPSAFFEKAHAEYPDAPVWVGELYLELHRATLTSQARTKQGNRRSEHLLREAELWAATAAVRAGFPYPYEDLDRIWKTVLLLQFHDILPGSSIAWVHREAEAKYAAVGAELDRIIADAQVALAGSPADGTSVVFNAAPHARSGVAAGGAVVAAPYRGAAVTAVPREGGGFVLANGVLRVAVDARGLVVSVYDIEAGRETIAPGAAANLLQLHPDFPNRWDAWDVDTFYRNTVTDLTDVDTLELDAVGGGVAAVRVTRNFGSSRVEQVLTLTAGERRLDIATEVDWHETEKFLKAAFPLDLHADRTAAETQFGHLYRATHTNTSWDAAKFEACAHRFVHLEEPGWGVAVVNDSTYGYDVTRTVRPDAETSLTGGTESALSSGTTTTVRLSLLRAPRFPDPHTDQGTHRFRYALVPGAAIGDAVREGYRINLPERRVPGSAAVVPLVSVDHDAVVVTAVKLADDGSGDVVVRLYESAGGRARARLTAGFEVGSATVCDLLERPTGAVVGGGSGAVELSLRPFEIRTLRLARGDV